A single region of the Roseivivax sp. THAF197b genome encodes:
- the phnD gene encoding phosphate/phosphite/phosphonate ABC transporter substrate-binding protein, with translation MKTFTTLTAVAILAAAAGPAAAEFTLGDRYVDNDGDLIADIPTDESELIDPDTLIFAYTPVEDPAVYAEVWQGFLDHMAEVTGKNVQFFPVQSNAAQIEAMRAGRLHVAGFNTGSNPLAVACAGFRPFAMMAAEDGSFGYEMEIITYPGSGIETVEDLKGQSLAFTSETSNSGFKAPSAILKAEFGLEAGTDFEATFSGAHDSSILGVANQDYTAASIANSVKSRMLDREVVTEDQLKVVYTSQTFPTTGYGTAHNLTPELQDAIREAFFSFEWEGSALAEEFNRNGEDQFIEITFQDDWSVIRTIDEANGVVYECN, from the coding sequence ATGAAGACGTTCACCACTCTCACCGCCGTCGCGATTCTTGCAGCTGCTGCAGGGCCCGCCGCCGCCGAATTCACCCTGGGCGACCGCTATGTCGACAATGACGGCGACCTGATCGCTGACATCCCCACCGACGAATCCGAGCTGATCGATCCCGACACGCTGATCTTCGCCTACACGCCGGTGGAAGATCCCGCCGTCTATGCGGAAGTGTGGCAGGGTTTCCTCGATCACATGGCAGAAGTTACCGGCAAGAACGTTCAGTTCTTCCCCGTTCAGTCCAACGCCGCCCAGATCGAGGCGATGCGCGCGGGCCGTCTGCATGTTGCGGGCTTCAACACCGGCTCGAACCCGCTGGCCGTGGCCTGCGCCGGCTTCCGCCCCTTCGCCATGATGGCGGCCGAGGACGGCTCCTTCGGCTACGAGATGGAAATCATCACCTATCCCGGATCCGGCATCGAGACGGTGGAAGACCTCAAGGGTCAGAGCCTCGCCTTCACCTCCGAGACCTCCAACTCGGGCTTCAAGGCACCCTCGGCGATCCTGAAAGCAGAGTTCGGCCTCGAAGCGGGCACCGATTTCGAAGCCACCTTCTCGGGCGCGCATGACAGCTCGATCCTCGGTGTCGCGAACCAGGACTACACCGCGGCTTCGATCGCCAACTCGGTCAAGAGCCGGATGCTCGACCGCGAAGTGGTGACCGAGGATCAGCTCAAGGTGGTCTACACCTCGCAGACCTTCCCCACCACGGGCTACGGCACGGCGCACAACCTGACGCCCGAGCTGCAGGACGCGATCCGCGAAGCCTTCTTCAGCTTCGAGTGGGAAGGCTCGGCCCTCGCGGAAGAGTTCAACCGCAACGGTGAAGACCAGTTCATCGAAATCACCTTCCAGGACGACTGGTCGGTCATTCGCACCATCGACGAGGCCAACGGCGTCGTTTACGAGTGTAACTGA
- the chrA gene encoding chromate efflux transporter — MTHPDKAQGNAAEVFAAFLKLGLTSFGGPIAHLGYFRDELVTRRGWLSDAAYADLVALCQFLPGPASSQVGFALGLMRAGWLGALAAFTAFTLPSALILVVFAMTATAITGPIGAGALDGLKIVAVAIIAQAVWGMSRTLCPDRARAGIAVAAVAILAFLPGAIGMVGAIVIGALSGLILGRGTRSDARHPVSMPVTRWQAISCLAAFVALLILLPIVAGGSQTLAVIDGFYRSGALVFGGGHVVLPLLEAETVAPGWVSPETFLAGYGAAQAVPGPLFTFAAYLGAVLGPEPNGLPGAALALAAVFLPGFLILAGLLPFWDRLRAMSAAQSLMQGANAAVVGILAAALYSPVFTSAVIDMRDFTLAVLTFVLLVMWKMPPWIVVGFAALAGAGLALVP, encoded by the coding sequence ATGACGCACCCGGACAAAGCGCAGGGCAACGCGGCCGAGGTTTTCGCCGCCTTCCTCAAGCTCGGCCTGACATCCTTCGGCGGACCCATCGCGCATCTGGGATATTTCCGGGACGAATTGGTGACACGGCGCGGCTGGCTCTCCGATGCGGCCTATGCCGATCTCGTGGCTTTGTGCCAGTTCCTGCCCGGTCCCGCCTCGAGCCAGGTGGGCTTTGCCCTGGGGCTGATGCGCGCGGGATGGCTGGGAGCGCTCGCCGCGTTCACGGCCTTCACCCTGCCCTCCGCCCTCATCCTCGTGGTCTTTGCCATGACAGCAACCGCGATCACCGGGCCGATTGGGGCGGGCGCCCTCGACGGTCTGAAGATCGTGGCGGTGGCGATCATCGCGCAGGCGGTCTGGGGCATGTCGCGCACGCTTTGTCCCGACCGGGCGCGGGCCGGCATCGCGGTCGCGGCGGTGGCCATCCTGGCCTTTCTTCCCGGCGCCATCGGCATGGTCGGGGCTATCGTGATAGGTGCGCTGTCCGGCCTGATCCTCGGGCGCGGCACCAGAAGCGACGCGCGACATCCCGTCTCCATGCCCGTTACGCGCTGGCAGGCGATCTCATGCCTCGCCGCTTTCGTCGCGCTACTGATCCTTCTGCCAATCGTCGCGGGCGGCTCACAAACCCTGGCCGTGATCGACGGGTTCTACCGTTCCGGCGCGCTGGTCTTCGGCGGGGGGCACGTGGTCCTGCCGCTTCTCGAGGCGGAAACCGTCGCACCGGGCTGGGTGTCGCCCGAAACATTTCTGGCAGGCTATGGCGCGGCGCAGGCCGTGCCGGGGCCGCTTTTCACCTTCGCGGCCTATCTCGGCGCGGTGCTTGGCCCGGAGCCGAACGGGCTGCCCGGTGCCGCCCTCGCGCTGGCGGCGGTGTTCCTGCCGGGCTTTCTGATACTGGCGGGGCTCTTGCCCTTCTGGGACCGCTTGCGCGCGATGTCTGCTGCGCAATCGCTGATGCAGGGCGCCAACGCGGCGGTCGTCGGCATCCTTGCCGCCGCGCTCTATTCGCCCGTGTTCACCAGCGCCGTGATAGACATGCGGGATTTCACCCTGGCCGTTCTGACCTTCGTGCTTCTGGTGATGTGGAAGATGCCGCCCTGGATCGTGGTGGGTTTTGCAGCCTTGGCCGGTGCCGGTTTGGCTCTGGTGCCCTGA
- a CDS encoding esterase-like activity of phytase family protein — protein sequence MTFRALTTSSALICLAVPASAQEMNFNRIASFMVAENLPDAEETSAEIIDATADGMTLVYTDSPGGSIGFIDITDPANPVAAGVFMPDGEPTSVAVTGNYALAGVNTSESYTDPSGYLVEIDVTTQEEVGRCDLPGQPDSVGIAPDASFLAVAIENERDEDLGDGRVGQMPGGSVFMVDLTAEGALDCDTARVADITGLADIAPEDPEPEFVSINAENEVVVTLQENNHIVVLSSAGEVLSHFSAGEVTLEGVDTEEEGALAFSDTITVPREPDSITWIDNTHFAMANEGDMDGGSRGWTIFSQDGDVVYESGTSFEHAIIEVGHYPEERSGNKGVEPESVTFDTFGGTPMLFVGAERSSIVGVYDITDPAAPVLSQLLPSGIGPEGYVTIPERNLLVSANETDDAGARAHVMLFEYQEAPATYPHLTSAGMDELTGWGAISGQVMAEDGTIFAVSDSFYGMQPTIFHIDVSQSPARIVDAIRVTREGQPAQLMDMEGIALDGEGGFWIASEGRSDRLVPHAIYHVNGEGGIEDYIALPDDLLAVERRFGFEGITRVDDMLYIAVQREWRDDPDNRAKVLGYNLGTEEWSVIHYPLTDPETGWVGLSEIVAHGEHVYFIERDNQHDSRAVTKQITRVPMSAMDAMVSLGETPAVLEPEQVVDLLPHLTATGGYVLDKVEGLAIAEDGTMWVSTDNDGVDDHSGETMFFAIDPR from the coding sequence ATGACCTTTCGCGCGCTGACCACGTCGTCAGCCCTTATCTGTCTTGCCGTGCCCGCCTCGGCGCAGGAGATGAATTTCAACCGAATCGCGTCCTTCATGGTCGCAGAGAACCTGCCCGACGCCGAAGAGACCTCGGCCGAGATCATCGACGCGACCGCCGATGGCATGACGCTGGTCTATACCGACAGCCCCGGCGGCTCGATCGGGTTCATCGACATCACCGACCCGGCCAACCCGGTCGCCGCAGGTGTCTTCATGCCCGACGGAGAGCCGACCTCGGTCGCCGTGACCGGCAATTACGCGCTGGCCGGTGTGAACACCTCCGAAAGCTACACCGACCCCTCGGGCTACCTGGTCGAGATCGACGTCACTACCCAGGAGGAAGTCGGCCGCTGCGATCTGCCCGGTCAGCCCGACAGCGTGGGGATCGCCCCCGACGCGTCCTTCCTTGCCGTCGCCATCGAGAATGAGCGGGACGAGGATCTGGGCGATGGCCGCGTGGGCCAGATGCCCGGCGGCTCCGTCTTCATGGTGGACCTGACCGCGGAGGGCGCGCTTGACTGCGACACCGCGCGCGTTGCCGACATCACCGGGCTTGCCGATATCGCGCCCGAAGATCCGGAGCCGGAATTCGTATCGATCAACGCCGAGAACGAGGTCGTCGTCACTCTGCAGGAAAACAACCACATCGTGGTCCTGTCCTCCGCGGGCGAGGTTCTGAGCCACTTCTCCGCCGGTGAGGTCACGCTCGAAGGTGTCGATACCGAAGAGGAAGGCGCGCTTGCCTTCTCGGACACGATCACCGTCCCGCGCGAGCCCGACAGCATCACCTGGATCGACAACACGCATTTCGCCATGGCCAATGAAGGCGACATGGATGGCGGCTCGCGCGGCTGGACGATCTTCAGCCAGGACGGCGATGTCGTCTACGAAAGCGGCACCTCTTTCGAACATGCCATCATCGAGGTGGGCCACTATCCCGAAGAACGCTCCGGCAACAAAGGCGTGGAGCCCGAAAGCGTGACCTTCGACACCTTCGGCGGCACGCCCATGCTGTTCGTCGGCGCGGAGCGGTCCTCGATCGTGGGCGTCTACGACATCACCGATCCCGCAGCCCCCGTCCTGTCGCAGCTTTTGCCCTCGGGCATCGGGCCCGAAGGCTACGTGACCATCCCCGAGCGCAACCTGCTGGTGTCCGCGAACGAGACCGACGACGCGGGCGCCCGCGCGCATGTCATGCTCTTCGAATATCAGGAGGCGCCTGCCACCTACCCGCATCTCACCTCCGCCGGGATGGATGAGCTGACGGGCTGGGGCGCGATCTCGGGTCAGGTCATGGCCGAGGACGGCACCATCTTCGCCGTCTCCGACAGCTTCTACGGCATGCAGCCCACGATCTTCCACATCGACGTGTCGCAAAGCCCGGCGCGGATCGTGGATGCCATCCGCGTCACCCGCGAAGGCCAGCCCGCGCAGCTGATGGACATGGAGGGCATTGCGCTCGATGGCGAAGGCGGCTTCTGGATTGCATCCGAAGGCCGGTCCGACCGTCTCGTGCCGCATGCGATCTACCACGTGAATGGCGAAGGCGGGATCGAGGATTACATCGCCCTGCCCGACGATCTTCTCGCGGTCGAGCGGCGCTTCGGCTTCGAGGGCATCACGCGGGTGGACGACATGCTCTATATCGCGGTGCAGCGCGAATGGCGCGACGATCCCGACAATCGTGCCAAGGTTCTGGGCTACAATCTCGGCACCGAAGAATGGTCCGTGATCCACTACCCGCTGACCGATCCCGAAACCGGATGGGTGGGCCTGTCCGAGATCGTGGCCCATGGCGAGCATGTCTATTTCATCGAGCGTGACAACCAGCACGACAGCCGTGCGGTGACCAAGCAGATCACGCGCGTGCCGATGTCCGCGATGGACGCGATGGTCAGCCTCGGCGAAACCCCTGCCGTGCTTGAGCCCGAACAGGTCGTCGATCTTCTGCCGCACCTGACGGCGACCGGCGGCTACGTGCTCGACAAAGTCGAAGGTCTGGCCATTGCCGAAGACGGCACGATGTGGGTGTCGACCGACAATGACGGCGTCGACGACCATTCCGGCGAGACGATGTTCTTCGCGATCGATCCGCGCTGA
- a CDS encoding helix-turn-helix domain-containing protein has product MEKVIPTRLATLGHPQRLALFRLLMRRYPDRVPASELAGALGLKPSTLSSYIGALMQAGLVTQERVGTSLRYAVDIGAARETIGYLINECCRGRPDVCAPDLFTSSDGATAMTDRTYNVLFICTGNSARSIFAECILRDMAGDRFTVHSAGTKPRSELNPFALEVLEQKGHDTSHLRSKNVAEFQGEGAPVFDFVFTVCNQAANEDCPAWHGQPISAHWGLPDPVKVEGTDAEKSLAFHRTYGALHNRMSVFTALPIASLDRMSLQKAVDEIGQHSNEESPAE; this is encoded by the coding sequence ATGGAAAAAGTGATTCCCACCCGTCTCGCGACCCTCGGCCACCCGCAGCGTCTGGCGCTCTTTCGCCTGCTGATGCGCCGGTATCCCGACCGCGTGCCTGCCTCCGAACTGGCAGGGGCGCTCGGGCTGAAGCCCAGCACGCTGTCGAGCTATATCGGCGCGCTGATGCAGGCGGGTCTGGTGACGCAGGAGCGCGTCGGGACCTCCCTGCGCTACGCCGTCGATATTGGCGCGGCACGCGAAACCATCGGGTATCTCATCAACGAATGCTGTCGGGGGCGCCCGGATGTCTGCGCCCCGGACCTCTTCACTTCCTCAGATGGAGCCACGGCCATGACGGACCGTACCTATAACGTCCTGTTCATCTGCACCGGCAATTCCGCCCGGTCGATCTTTGCCGAATGCATCCTGCGCGACATGGCGGGCGATCGCTTCACGGTCCATTCGGCCGGAACGAAGCCCAGATCGGAGCTCAATCCCTTCGCGCTCGAGGTGCTTGAGCAGAAGGGCCACGACACGTCCCATCTGCGGTCCAAGAACGTGGCCGAGTTCCAGGGCGAGGGCGCCCCGGTCTTCGATTTCGTCTTCACCGTCTGCAATCAGGCGGCGAACGAGGACTGCCCCGCCTGGCACGGCCAGCCGATCAGCGCCCATTGGGGCCTGCCCGACCCCGTGAAGGTCGAAGGGACCGACGCGGAAAAGAGCCTCGCCTTCCACCGCACCTACGGCGCGCTTCACAATCGCATGTCGGTCTTCACCGCGCTGCCGATTGCGTCGCTCGACCGCATGTCGCTGCAAAAGGCCGTGGATGAGATCGGCCAGCATTCCAACGAAGAAAGCCCCGCAGAATGA
- a CDS encoding ArsJ-associated glyceraldehyde-3-phosphate dehydrogenase: MTVYALNGLGRIGKLALKPLLERGAEIAWINDAVGDTAMHAHLFEFDTVHGRWQADFAHDADSVTIDGVRLPFIGARDIADLPLDGVDVVIDCTGVFKTEAKIAPYLKAGVKKVVVSAPVKDGDAANIVYGVNHDIYDADRHRIVTAASCTTNCLAPVVKVVHEAIGIEHGSITTIHDVTNTQTIVDRPAKDLRRARSALNSLIPTTTGSATAITLIYPELKGRLNGHAVRVPLLNGSLTDCVFEVARETTAEELNALFKAAAEGPLKGILGYEERPLVSSDYTNDTRSGIVDAPSTMVINGTQVKIYAWYDNEMGYAHRLVDVAFMVGDSL; encoded by the coding sequence ATGACCGTCTATGCCCTGAACGGCCTTGGCCGCATCGGAAAACTCGCGCTGAAGCCGCTTCTCGAGCGCGGCGCGGAGATCGCCTGGATCAATGACGCGGTGGGCGATACCGCGATGCATGCGCATCTGTTCGAGTTCGACACCGTGCATGGGCGCTGGCAGGCGGATTTCGCCCATGATGCGGACAGCGTCACGATCGACGGCGTGCGGCTGCCCTTCATCGGAGCGCGCGACATTGCGGATCTGCCGCTCGACGGGGTCGATGTGGTGATCGACTGCACGGGTGTCTTCAAGACCGAGGCGAAGATCGCGCCCTATCTCAAAGCGGGCGTGAAGAAGGTGGTCGTCTCCGCGCCGGTCAAGGATGGGGATGCGGCCAATATCGTCTACGGGGTCAATCACGACATCTACGACGCGGACCGCCACCGGATCGTGACGGCGGCCAGTTGCACGACGAACTGCCTCGCCCCCGTGGTGAAGGTCGTCCACGAGGCGATCGGGATCGAGCATGGCTCCATCACCACGATCCATGACGTGACCAACACGCAGACCATCGTGGACCGCCCCGCGAAAGATCTGCGCCGGGCGCGGTCGGCGCTCAATTCGCTGATCCCGACGACGACCGGCAGCGCCACGGCGATCACGCTGATCTATCCCGAACTCAAGGGGCGCCTGAACGGCCATGCGGTGCGCGTGCCGCTCCTGAACGGCTCCCTGACCGATTGCGTCTTCGAGGTGGCGCGCGAGACGACGGCGGAAGAGCTCAATGCGCTCTTCAAAGCGGCCGCGGAAGGGCCGCTCAAGGGCATTCTGGGTTACGAGGAGCGGCCGCTCGTCTCGTCCGATTACACCAACGACACGCGCTCGGGCATCGTGGATGCGCCGTCGACCATGGTCATCAACGGCACGCAGGTGAAGATCTACGCCTGGTACGACAACGAGATGGGCTATGCGCACCGGCTCGTCGATGTGGCCTTCATGGTCGGGGACAGCCTGTGA